From a single Populus nigra chromosome 18, ddPopNigr1.1, whole genome shotgun sequence genomic region:
- the LOC133678971 gene encoding uncharacterized protein LOC133678971 yields the protein MAVKVASSSFSCIATPLSSPFKLRRSSQLSLSERPYNGLHYKLRNADVHSCHFIGDLPKLKGKFPRRQHIIFAASQDQSQYSEIKPDASEEEDDHPTAEALPTTSSSINHFPGTDGKPGLISFYNRPYKMVDEVIISNVQRNPSSLLWFIGPAVLVASFIFPSLYLRKILSAVFEDSLLTDFLILFFTEALFYCGVAVFLLLIDHLRRPVEPLSSVNNNITLAPHLGQRISSVAALVLSLIIPMVTMGLVWPWTGPAASATLAPYLVGIVVQFAFEQYARYRKSPSWPVIPIIFQVYRLHQLNRAAQLVTALSFTVRGAEMTSHNLEISSSLGTLLNVLQFLGVICIWSLSSFLMKFFPPTARTAE from the exons ATGGCTGTCAAAGttgcttcttcttcattttcttgcATTGCCACTCCACTTTCTTCTCCTTTTAAACTAAGGAGAAGCTCCCAG CTGAGCTTGTCAGAAAGACCATATAATGGACTACATTATAAACTTAGAAATGCTGATG TTCACTCGTGCCACTTCATAGGTGATCTAccaaaattaaagggaaaattTCCCAGAAGGCAACATATTATCTTTGCAGCCTCTCAAGATCAGTCACAGTACAGTGAGATTAAACCAGATGCatcagaagaagaagatgaccaTCCTACTGCTGAAGCTCTCCCTACTACTAGCAGTTCAATTAATCATTTCCCAGGAACTGATGGGAAACCtggtttaatttcattttataatcgCCCATATAAAATGGTGGATGAAGTCATTATATCTAATGTGCAAAGGAATCCAAGCAGTCTATTATGGTTCATTGGTCCTGCTGTCCTTGTAGCCTCTTTCATTTTCCCGTCGCTTTATTTACGCAAAATACTCTCTGCAGTATTCGAGGACTCTTTGCTTACAG ATTTCCTCATATTGTTCTTCACGGAAGCTCTTTTCTACTGTGGTGTTGCTGTTTTTCTTCTGCTAATAGACCATTTAAGGAGGCCAGTGGAACCATTATCTTCTGTAAACAATAACATAACCCTGGCTCCCCATTTGGGACAGCGAATCTCTTCTGTAGCTGCCTTGGTACTTAGTCTTATAATTCCCATGGTTACAATGGGCTTGGTCTGGCCGTGGACTGGTCCTGCAGCTTCTGCAACTCTTGCTCCATACCTGGTTGGTATCGTAGTACAATTTGCATTTGAGCAGTATGCAAGATACCGGAAGTCACCTTCTTGGCCTGTCATTCCAATCATCTTTCAA GTTTATAGATTGCATCAACTGAATAGAGCCGCACAACTGGTGACAGCCCTGTCATTCACAGTGAGAGGAGCTGAAATGACCTCACACAATTTGGAAATAAGCAGCTCTTTAGGCACACTTTTGAATGTCCTTCAATTCCTTGGGGTCATCTGCATTTGGTCGCTGTCAAGCTTCCTCATGAAATTTTTCCCACCAACTGCCAGGACTGCAGAGTGA
- the LOC133678969 gene encoding uncharacterized protein LOC133678969 isoform X2, with protein MNSSRQGSYATFPSRPLSWSKGVKLKPHVMTLQMFGRTNMCFSVKRSLLLSAGAFALGPKVKLLRISAFKGSAQNDESGGRKNGSKVSKNYVKLSYVPKESGETIINSSKVHAIPVSYTSEANDRIAGSPAINKLFKKWLSMLRTQSPSQVADEILEGPPPREELQQAQNSTQNKERVEIVKLVWCRFLILDATIKIPILTFIPLVLAINVIYGAGVSKELTPLWILGPLIVAIYIKLFQGLWALYVFSFRQTVKLIKNIPAYYLVASGYIRQGKLKDDMQVHVLQPVVHIKNLDRKEFSRKKTKELQEWLTEKYLDYVESIWPYYCRAIRFLKKANLI; from the exons ATGAATTCAAGTCGACAG GGTTCTTATGCAACATTTCCTTCAAGGCCTTTATCATGGAGCAAAGGGGTGAAGTTGAAGCCACATGTAATGACACTTCAGATGTTTGGGAGAACAAATATGTGTTTCTCAGTAAAACGCAGTCTTCTTTTAAG TGCAGGGGCTTTTGCTCTTGGACCCAAAGTGAAGCTTTTGAGAATTTCAGCATTTAAAGGTAGTGCACAAAATGATGAATCAGGAGGCAGAAAGAATGGATCCAAAGTTTCCaaaaattatgttaaacttTCTTATGTGCCAAAAGAAAGTGGGGAGACCATAATCAACTCTTCAAAGGTGCACGCTATTCCAGTTTCCTATACTTCTGAAGCAAATGACAGAATCGCAGGATCTCCtgctattaataaattattcaagaaatGGCTGAGCATGTTGCGCACGCAGTCACCAAGTCAAGTTGCAGATGAGATTCTGGAAGGACCTCCTCCAAGAGAAGAATTGCAACAAGCTCAAAATTCCACCCAAAATAAGGAAAGAGTTGAGATTGTAAAGTTGGTTTGGTGTCGCTTCCTGATTCTGGATGCAACAATAAAGATACCCATACTAACATT CATCCCTTTGGTCCTGGCCATCAATGTGATATATGGAGCTGGAGTGTCAAAAGAATTGACTCCATTGTGGATTTTGGGGCCCCTGATTGTTGCCATCTACATCAAGTTATTCCAGGGCTTGTGGGCTCTCTATGTCTTCAGCTTTAGGCAGACagttaaattaatcaagaatatACCTGCCTACTACCTTGTCGCCTCTGGCTATATCAGACAGGGGAAGCTCAAAGACGACATGCAAGTTCATGTGTTGCAACCTGTGGTACACATAAAGAACTTAGACCGCAAagagttttcaagaaaaaagacaaaGGAATTGCAAGAGTGGTTGACGGAGAAGTACCTAGATTATGTGGAATCTATATGGCCCTACTATTGTAGGGCAATCAGGTTTTTAAAGAAGGCTAATCtgatttaa
- the LOC133678651 gene encoding protein MODIFIER OF SNC1 1-like translates to MTSSMLTAERRWASARKGGMKVLGKVPVPKPINLPSQRLENHGLDPNVEIVPKGTHSWGTRSSSSTPNAWGSSTLSPNTDGGSGSPSHLSGRPSSGGSGTRPSTASSDRTHEPITNAWGSNSRPSSASGALTSNQTSPVPLRPRSAETRPGSSQLSRFAEPLSDNSVAWGTTGTAEKLGVTSSKNDGFSLTSGDFPTLGSEKEISGKNLESQDHGSYSRPGSSSSVVAPGKESTGNSAGDASIKTNAKIESANSWRTENPMYGEDGLRPNMEKWHLDPHLYPNSNIHHQNYDSWRSPPVNNHPGGVWYRGPPGGPPFAPPIAPGGFPIEPFPYYRPQIPPAALANPQQGPPPGSGPRGPHPKNGDVFRPHMHDAFIRPGMPFGHGFYPGPVPYENYYGPPVGYCNSNDRDIQFMGMTVGPAPYNRYSGQNTPDPGNSHGRPGGYGPSGHTMVSEQLESGHQQDARGPYKVLKQHDGSEGKDEEHKWDAMMTTNTSYPGKADHQRKSPWENGWRADDKKNGERDTRRYGEEFSFEATDNQGGAKVKPLEHVGNWKAAADSSVKELEHSEHAASAFPEVPAAPKDPSLIRKIGLNAKAQASDGRQEVKFVFSREEQKNRLQVGNAKSNHSANEADTSYVSQRIHVSCIIDAGFHEDRISAADKSLEVQNANETPSSRRSTQGMHGRSDHHGKGRFITQEPDRWQRRSQVVDSPCVLSSHFESSNVYRQDHSFAEATEKSGLCHQGKDDGVSVPPHPDPGDSQIQHAKMEELAIQRIKQREKEEEEWEREQKAKALAKELNKWTKAAESLSEVLPEKPKVTHKESIVIHDQLEPLLQDVSHADADHPDNAPQIHDSRASKQKRVSYRQKQNGPLGKTSNDKLSSSTTEAPKNVTDIAANAPVSHEGVNKFTSNSESTLPINPTVAESSVNHRRKNRNGKNKHKMDDASTLAVVTPTLSKESAAALDTSAESGKSASESLLDPSSFQPQTDSRDGNQSMDQCTSSPNEEAHGRVNNQWKVQHLRRMPRNPQANKSTEKFPSGDAVIWAPVRSQSKIEAADEATQKNVADAISAPMKSDQQVQNNARTKRAEIERYIPKPVAKEMAQQGSSPQSVAPLINQITPDETAGKPESGSPSVESSQTSSTGMGKVGSTLEAKNGDGRQNKSGKMHGSWRQRGSAESTTSFTSRNVQKSIEHQVQKPDVSSPKEQLSHSDEWNEPDGRNIPENIDVPVTTLAIKDQGATARGRRQSYRGQKGTGYSHEPDEKRINTGDTEKVYVQTSGSEMHQADFPATSKENRSVGERSASHWQPKSQPFSATNQRGSRTNGGQNTGSEVGRGNKKDSSSQTFMPLLSQPGRDIATVKARPHPERSLSEKSILEEVPRTAHQEGKNGRKIPSHKGQRPSSPVEPSPLNMDFQQEQRISSGFQKNGNQNSCFGGEHDSRGDWSGSGKDNKQHNVPANRERQIQNTHYECQPVGPQNTYKANNFESSKDVSHNSVARSRERGQGRSRHGGGNSHGWQTGSSVRVDANYD, encoded by the exons ATGACATCAAGTATGTTAACCGCAGAGCGCAG ATGGGCTTCTGCAAGAAAAGGTGGCATGAAAGTTTTGGGGAAAGTTCCAGTTCCAAAACCAATAAACCTACCCAGCCAAAG GTTAGAAAATCATGGTCTGGACCCAAATGTTGAAATTGTGCCCAA GGGTACTCATAGCTGGGGCACCAGATCATCTTCTTCCACACCTAATGCCTGGGGTTCTTCAACGCTTTCTCCAAACACTGATGGTGGTAGTGGTTCTCCAAGCCATCTCAGTGGCCGCCCTTCATCTGGTGGAAGTGGCACTCGACCATCAACTGCAAGCAGTGATAGAACCCATGAACCCATCACTAATGCATGGGGTTCAAATTCTAGGCCATCTTCGGCATCAGGAGCATTGACATCAAATCAAACATCACCTGTGCCGCTGCGTCCTCGCAGTGCAGAAACAAGACCTGGTAGCTCACAGTTATCTCGGTTTGCTGAACCGTTGTCTGATAATTCAGTGGCATGGGGTACAACTGGAACAGCAGAAAAGTTG GGTGTGACATCCTCTAAGAATGATGGGTTTTCTTTGACTTCTGGCGATTTTCCAACACTGGgttcagaaaaagaaatctcTGGAAAAAACTTGGAGTCCCAAG ACCATGGTTCTTACAGTCGTCCTGGTTCGTCATCAAGTGTAGTAGCTCCAGGGAAGGAGAGTACTGGAAATTCTGCAG GTGATGCTTCTATAAAGACAAATGCAAAAATTGAATCTGCAAATTCTTGGAGGACAGAGAATCCCATGTATGGTGAAGATGGGTTGAGGCCTAACATGGAGAAGTGGCACCTTGATCCCCATTTGTATCCTAATTCTAATATTCATCATCAGAATTATGATTCTTGGCGCAGTCCCCCTGTAAATAATCATCCTGGTGGTGTCTGGTACAGAGGGCCTCCAGGAGGTCCGCCTTTTGCACCCCCGATTGCTCCTGGTGGCTTTCCAATAGAGCCATTTCCTTATTATCGACCACAGATTCCCCCTGCTGCTCTTGCCAACCCACAGCAAGGTCCTCCACCAGGATCTGGACCAAGAGGACCACATCCGAAGAATGGAGATGTGTTCAGACCCCATATGCATGATGCCTTTATTCGCCCAGGCATGCCATTTGGGCATGGCTTTTATCCTGGACCAGTCCCTTATGAGAACTATTATGGTCCTCCTGTGGGCTACTGCAATTCCAATGATCGAGATATTCAGTTTATGGGAATGACAGTGGGTCCTGCTCCCTATAACAGATATTCCGGTCAAAATACTCCTGATCCTGGAAATTCCCATGGAAGACCTGGTGGATATGGCCCTAGTGGTCACACAATGGTTTCTGAACAGCTTGAGTCTGGTCATCAACAAGATGCCCGAGGACCATACAAAGTCCTTAAGCAGCATGATGGTTCAGAGGGAAAAGATGAAGAACACAAGTGGGATGCCATGATGACAACCAACACATCATATCCTGGGAAGGCAGACCATCAAAGAAAGTCACCGTGGGAGAATGGCTGGAGAGCAGATGACAAGAAAAATGGAGAGAGAGATACAAGAAGATATGGAGAAGAATTTTCTTTTGAGGCCACTGACAACCAAGGAGGTGCTAAAGTGAAACCTCTTGAACATGTGGGAAATTGGAAGGCTGCTGCTGATAGTTCAGTTAAGGAATTGGAACATTCAGAACATGCAGCATCTGCTTTTCCAGAAGTTCCAGCAGCCCCAAAAGATCCCAGTCTGATTAGGAAAATAGGTTTAAATGCAAAGGCCCAGGCCTCTGATGGAAGGCAAGaagttaaatttgttttcaGTAGAGAGGAGCAGAAGAATAGGTTACAAGTTGGTAATGCCAAGTCTAATCATTCTGCAAATGAAGCTGATACTAGTTAtgtatctcaaagaattcatgTCAGTTGCATTATTGACGCTGGTTTCCATGAAGACCGCATTTCTGCTGCAGATAAGAGCCTTGAGGTACAAAATGCTAACGAAACACCAAGCTCCAG GAGATCAACTCAAGGTATGCATGGAAGATCTGATCATCATGGAAAAGGGAGGTTTATCACCCAAGAGCCTGATAGGTGGCAGAGAAGATCCCAAGTTGTAGACTCGCCGTGTGTTTTGTCTTCTCATTTTGAAAGTTCTAATGTTTATAGGCAAGACCATAGTTTTGCGGAGGCAACTGAAAAGTCTGGGTTATGTCATCAAGGGAAGGATGATGGAGTATCTGTGCCGCCTCACCCTGATCCTGGTGATAGCCAGATACAA CATGCTAAGATGGAAGAGCTAGCTATTCAACGGATTAAACAGCGAGAGAAGGAAGAGGAGGAATGGGAAAGAGAGCAAAAGGCTAAGGCACTTGCAAAAGAGTTGAATAAGTGGACAAAAGCAGCAGAAAGTTTAAGTGAGGTGCTGCCAGAGAAGCCAAAGGTGACCCATAAGGAGTCCATTGTGATACATGACCAATTGGAACCACTGCTACAGGATGTTAGTCATGCTGATGCTGATCACCCTGATAATGCCCCACAGATTCATGACAGTAGAGCTTCTAAGCAGAAGCGTGTGAGCTACAGACAGAAGCAGAATGGTCCCTTGGGAAAGACCTCCAATGATAAGTTATCATCTTCTACAACTGAAGCACCAAAAAATGTCACTGATATAGCAGCTAATGCTCCTGTTTCTCATGAGGGTGTGAACAAATTTACCTCAAACTCAGAATCAACTTTACCCATCAACCCAACTGTGGCCGAGTCTTCAGTAAATCATAGAAGGAAGAACAGGAATGGAAAGAACAAACACAAAATGGATGATGCATCAACATTGGCAGTTGTAACACCAACTCTATCAAAAGAATCAGCTGCTGCTTTAGACACTTCAGCTGAAAGTGGCAAGTCGGCTTCTGAATCTCTTTTGGATCCAAGCTCATTTCAGCCTCAGACTGATTCTAGAGATGGAAATCAGTCCATGGATCAATGCACATCATCACCAAACGAAGAAGCTCATGGAAGAGTAAATAACCAGTGGAAAGTGCAACATCTTCGCAGGATGCCAAGGAATCCACAAGCTAATAAATCGACTGAAAAATTCCCAAGTGGTGATGCTGTTATCTGGGCTCCTGTTCGGTCACAAAGTAAAATTGAGGCTGCTGATGAAGCCACTCAGAAGAACGTGGCTGATGCCATTAGTGCACCCATGAAGAGTGATCAGCAAGTGCAGAATAATGCAAGAACTAAACGGGCAGAAATTGAAAGATACATTCCAAAACCTGTAGCCAAAGAAATGGCTCAGCAAGGAAGTAGTCCCCAGTCAGTGGCTCCATTAATCAATCAGATTACACCAGATGAGACTGCTGGAAAACCCGAATCTGGTTCTCCAAGTGTTGAAAGTTCTCAAACCTCTTCCACAGGCATGGGAAAGGTAGGATCCACTTTGGAAGCTAAGAATGGGGATGGCAGGCAAAATAAGTCTGGAAAAATGCATGGATCATGGCGCCAGCGGGGATCAGCAGAATCAACCACATCTTTTACAAGTAGGAATGTTCAAAAATCAATTGAGCATCAAGTCCAGAAACCTGATGTAAGTTCACCAAAAGAGCAATTGAGTCATTCTGATGAATGGAATGAGCCTGATGGCAGGAACATTCCTGAAAATATTGATGTGCCAGTCACTACCCTTGCTATAAAAGATCAGGGTGCAACAGCCAGAGGTAGGCGGCAATCATACAGGGGACAAAAAGGCACAGGATATAGCCATGAGCCTGATGAGAAGAGAATTAATACTGGGGACACCGAAAAGGTTTATGTCCAAACTTCAGGCTCAGAGATGCATCAAGCTGACTTCCCTGCAACTTCAAAAGAAAATCGGTCTGTTGGGGAAAGATCAGCATCTCATTGGCAACCTAAATCTCAGCCATTTTCAGCAACTAATCAGCGAGGAAGCAGGACCAATGGTGGTCAGAACACAGGCTCTGAAGTTGGTAGGGGTAATAAAAAGGATTCCAGTTCCCAAACTTTCATGCCACTGTTGTCTCAACCTGGCAGGGATATTGCTACAGTTAAGGCCCGGCCTCATCCTGAACGCTCTCTATCTGAAAAGAGCATTTTGGAAGAAGTTCCACGCACTGCACATCAAGAGGGTAAGAATGGAAGGAAGATACCTTCACATAAAGGACAACGTCCTAGTAGCCCAGTTGAACCATCTCCTTTGAATATGGATTTTCAACAAGAGCAACGTATATCTTCAGGGTTCCAAAAAAATGGAAACCAAAACAGCTGTTTTGGTGGAGAGCATGATTCTCGTGGCGATTGGAGTGGTTCTGGGAAAGATAACAAACAACACAACGTACCTGCAAACCGTGAAAGGCAGATACAGAATACACATTATGAGTGCCAGCCAGTAGGGCCACAAAATACTTACAAAGCTAACAATTTTGAATCTTCAAAAGATGTTTCCCATAATTCTGTTGCAAGGTCCAGGGAGAGAGGTCAGGGTCGCTCAAGGCATGGCGGGGGAAACTCTCATGGATGGCAAACTGGTAGTAGTGTTCGAGTAGATGCCAATTATGATTAG
- the LOC133678969 gene encoding uncharacterized protein LOC133678969 isoform X1 — MALVTHQMQGSYATFPSRPLSWSKGVKLKPHVMTLQMFGRTNMCFSVKRSLLLSAGAFALGPKVKLLRISAFKGSAQNDESGGRKNGSKVSKNYVKLSYVPKESGETIINSSKVHAIPVSYTSEANDRIAGSPAINKLFKKWLSMLRTQSPSQVADEILEGPPPREELQQAQNSTQNKERVEIVKLVWCRFLILDATIKIPILTFIPLVLAINVIYGAGVSKELTPLWILGPLIVAIYIKLFQGLWALYVFSFRQTVKLIKNIPAYYLVASGYIRQGKLKDDMQVHVLQPVVHIKNLDRKEFSRKKTKELQEWLTEKYLDYVESIWPYYCRAIRFLKKANLI, encoded by the exons ATGGCATTGGTGACCCATCAGATGCAG GGTTCTTATGCAACATTTCCTTCAAGGCCTTTATCATGGAGCAAAGGGGTGAAGTTGAAGCCACATGTAATGACACTTCAGATGTTTGGGAGAACAAATATGTGTTTCTCAGTAAAACGCAGTCTTCTTTTAAG TGCAGGGGCTTTTGCTCTTGGACCCAAAGTGAAGCTTTTGAGAATTTCAGCATTTAAAGGTAGTGCACAAAATGATGAATCAGGAGGCAGAAAGAATGGATCCAAAGTTTCCaaaaattatgttaaacttTCTTATGTGCCAAAAGAAAGTGGGGAGACCATAATCAACTCTTCAAAGGTGCACGCTATTCCAGTTTCCTATACTTCTGAAGCAAATGACAGAATCGCAGGATCTCCtgctattaataaattattcaagaaatGGCTGAGCATGTTGCGCACGCAGTCACCAAGTCAAGTTGCAGATGAGATTCTGGAAGGACCTCCTCCAAGAGAAGAATTGCAACAAGCTCAAAATTCCACCCAAAATAAGGAAAGAGTTGAGATTGTAAAGTTGGTTTGGTGTCGCTTCCTGATTCTGGATGCAACAATAAAGATACCCATACTAACATT CATCCCTTTGGTCCTGGCCATCAATGTGATATATGGAGCTGGAGTGTCAAAAGAATTGACTCCATTGTGGATTTTGGGGCCCCTGATTGTTGCCATCTACATCAAGTTATTCCAGGGCTTGTGGGCTCTCTATGTCTTCAGCTTTAGGCAGACagttaaattaatcaagaatatACCTGCCTACTACCTTGTCGCCTCTGGCTATATCAGACAGGGGAAGCTCAAAGACGACATGCAAGTTCATGTGTTGCAACCTGTGGTACACATAAAGAACTTAGACCGCAAagagttttcaagaaaaaagacaaaGGAATTGCAAGAGTGGTTGACGGAGAAGTACCTAGATTATGTGGAATCTATATGGCCCTACTATTGTAGGGCAATCAGGTTTTTAAAGAAGGCTAATCtgatttaa